One window of Trifolium pratense cultivar HEN17-A07 linkage group LG5, ARS_RC_1.1, whole genome shotgun sequence genomic DNA carries:
- the LOC123883876 gene encoding uncharacterized protein LOC123883876, producing MLTTNLHRTFLYLKNLTFPPKPYQYPSPFSPHFCTNTSDSTTFAVSYLINNFGFSPQSASKHCSTYHLSFKTAQKPDSVITFFRTNGFSNSQLRDIIAKLPGLLSCNPSIRVLPKFQFLLSKGASNSDIVNLVSKRPRILSTSVENHIVPTYELLYRFLQSDMDIIASAIRYPALLCEHRVPHNITILVENGVADSSIAKLLRTNSWVFQKCEMLNLVEELKNLGFNPSKTTFGVALEAKLTVNKTLWKEKVDAFKKWGWSYEDAHEAFRKKPHCMLVSINKINLVMSFWVNQLGWDVLALAKGPSVLSNSLEKSIIPRASVVQFLLKKGLRKKDASLTCPFVVSEQVFLDTCIKRFKEETSYLLKLYEEKLSLAQTMDKTGMS from the coding sequence ATGTTAACTACAAATCTTCATAGAACTTTTCTCTATCTCAAAAACCTAACTTTCCCACCAAAACCTTACCAATACCCATCACCATTTTCTCCACATTTTTGCACCAACACTTCAGATTCAACCACTTTTGCAGTCTCCTACCTCATAAACAATTTTGGGTTCTCCCCACAATCTGCATCCAAACATTGCTCAACCTACCATCTTAGTTTTAAGACTGCCCAAAAACCTGATTCTGTTATCACATTCTTTAGAACCAATGGATTCTCTAACTCCCAACTTCGCGATATCATTGCAAAGTTACCAGGGCTACTTTCCTGCAACCCCTCCATAAGGGTATTgccaaagtttcaatttttactcTCCAAAGGTGCTTCTAACTCTGACATTGTTAACCTTGTCAGTAAGAGACCCAGAATCTTGTCTACAAGCGTGGAGAATCATATAGTCCCAACCTATGAATTGCTTTATAGATTCTTGCAATCAGACATGGACATTATTGCTAGTGCAATACGATATCCAGCTTTACTTTGTGAGCATCGTGTGCCACACAACATCACAATCTTGGTTGAGAATGGAGTTGCAGACTCGAGCATTGCAAAATTGCTTCGGACGAATAGTTGGGTATTCCAGAAATGTGAGATGCTGAATTTAGTGGAGGAATTAAAGAATTTAGGGTTTAATCCTTCAAAAACAACTTTTGGTGTAGCGTTGGAAGCCAAACTAACTGTAAACAAAACATTGTGGAAAGAAAAAGTCGATGCTTTTAAGAAGTGGGGGTGGTCTTATGAAGATGCTCATGAAGCATTTAGAAAGAAACCTCACTGTATGTTGGTAtccattaataaaattaatttagtgATGAGCTTTTGGGTCAATCAGTTGGGTTGGGATGTGCTTGCCCTTGCAAAAGGACCGTCGGTTTTATCGAATAGTTTGGAAAAAAGTATCATTCCAAGGGCCTCAGTTGTTCAATTTCTGCTGAAGAAAGGTTTGCGAAAAAAGGATGCAAGCTTAACTTGTCCATTTGTAGTGTCTGAGCAGGTGTTTCTTGATACGTGTATAAAACGTTTTAAGGAGGAGACATCTTATCTATTAAAGctttatgaagaaaaattgaGTCTTGCACAAACCATGGACAAAACCGGCATGTCATGA
- the LOC123886549 gene encoding uncharacterized protein LOC123886549, translating into MVHILSYAVVFILCVTSCYAVKVVNVDAICKNVTDYTFCSNLLNAKPGTSRDLVSLTQYTIDALRVNVTNTVKLLDNLIAHSGSNFNLTYHYNMCSELFGIQKGALHTFEDVDKLFKTGDYESVVESMKTIQFDAFICLSGESPSDPPYEDTSVLPKYVNVVNLVAEIIIRMLSYVINT; encoded by the coding sequence ATGGTTCATATATTGTCCTATGCAGTGGTGTTCATTCTATGTGTTACGTCTTGTTATGCAGTCAAAGTTGTAAACGTTGATGCCATTTGCAAGAACGTCACAGATTATACATTTTGTTCAAATCTTCTCAATGCAAAACCTGGGACAAGTCGCGATCTTGTTAGCCTTACACAATACACCATTGACGCGCTTCGTGTCAATGTGACCAACACCGTCAAGCTACTCGACAATTTAATTGCACATAGTGGTAGTAATTTCAACCTAACATACCATTACAATATGTGTTCAGAACTTTTTGGTATCCAAAAGGGTGCCCTTCATACGTTTGAGGATGTTGATAAACTCTTCAAGACGGGTGATTACGAATCTGTGGTTGAAAGCATGAAAACTATCCAATTTGATGCTTTTATATGTCTTTCAGGAGAGTCACCTAGTGACCCTCCTTATGAGGATACCTCTGTACTTCCAAAATATGTTAATGTTGTTAATCTGGTTGCAGAGATTATTATTAGAATGTTATCTTATGTGATAAATACCTAA